A stretch of DNA from Cupriavidus taiwanensis:
CGCACCTTCCGCTTCTCGATCCTGTACCTGTCGCTGCTGTTCGCGGCGCTGCTGGTCGACCACTACTTCAAGTTCGTGCCGCAGGTCTGATCCGCGCCAGCGCGCCCCCGGCTGCGGCATCTTGCCGCGCCGGCGCGAGCGCAGCAGCATGATCGGCGATACTGCATGCTGTTTCCTTCTCATCCCTGACCCGTCCCCCGCATGCCACGCTTCAGCTCCGCTTCCGGCCTGTTCGCCGCCTTCCGCCGCTTTTCCCTGCTGGCCGCGCTGGCCCTGGCCGTCGCCGCCTGCGGGCAACCGAAGGCATCGTTCCGCAATGTCGATATCACCGGCGCCGCCGACTTCGGCAAGGACTTCAAGCTGACCGACCACACCGGCAAGGTGCGGACCCTGGCCGACTACAAGGGCAAGGCAGTGGTGATGTTCTTTGGCTACACCCACTGCCCGGACGTGTGTCCCACCACCATGGCCGAACTGAAGGCGGTGATGGAGCAGCTGGGGCCGGACGCGGACCGCGTGCAGGTGCTGTTCGTCACGGTCGATCCGGAACGCGATACGCAGGCGCTGCTGGCCCAGTACGTGCCGGCCTTCGATCCGCGCTTCGTCGGGCTGCGCCCCGCCGACGAGGCCGCGCTGCAGAAGCTGGCCAAGGACTTCAAGGTGTTCTACGCCAAGGTGCCGGGCAGCTCACCCAGCAACTACACCGTGGATCACTCGGCCGGCAGCTATATCTTCGATCCGCAGGGCAAGCTGCGGCTGTTTATCCGCCATGGCCAGGGTCCGGAGCCGATCGCGCACGACCTGAAACAGCTGTTGTCCTGACGCGAGCAGGGCGCAAGGGTATGGCAAGGGTGCGGCATAACGTCGCACCATCGCTTCGCGGGCAACAAAAAGGCCGGTCCATGGACCGGCCTTTTGCATGTTGGCGGTGACGATCAGGCAAAGGCCTGCAGCGCGCCCTTCATCTTCTTCATCGCCGCCGCCTCGATCTGGCGGATGCGCTCGGCCGACACGCCGAACTCGTCGGCCAGCTCGTGCAGCGTGGCGCCACCCGAGCCGTCGTCCTCGACGTTGAGCCAGCGCGCCTCGATGATGCGACGGCTGCGCTCGTCGAGCTTGCCCAGTGCTTCTTCCAGCCCCTCGACCTGCATGCGGTCGTGGCGCCTGGCTTCCATCACGCGGGTCGGCTCGTTGTGGTTGTCGGCCAGATAGGCGATGGGGGCGAACTCCTCTTCGCCGTCGTCGACCTGGCCTTCGAGCGCCAGGTCGCCGCCCGACAGGCGGGTTTCCATCTCCATCACTTCGTCGGGCTTGACGTTCAGCTCGCGCGCGACGGCCTCGACCTGCTCCGGCGTGAAGGTGTGCCCGCCCTGCTTGTGGCTGCGCAGGTTGAAGAACAGCTTGCGCTGGGCCTTGGTGGTGGCCACCTTGACCATGCGCCAGTTCTTCAGCACGTATTCATGGATTTCGGCCTTGATCCAGTGCATCGCGTACGACACCAGGCGCACGCCCTGGTCCGGATCGAAACGCTTCACCGCCTTCATCAGGCCGATATTGCCTTCCTGGATCAGGTCGGCATGAGGCAGGCCGTAGCCGAGGTACTGCCGGGCAATCGACACCACCAGGCGCAGGTGCGACATCACCAGCCGGCGCGCCGCGTCGACGGAGTCGTGGTCGCGCAGCTCGCGCGCGAGGCGTTGCTCTTCTTCCGCGGTCAGCAGCGGAATGCGGTGGACAGCCTGGATATAGCTGTCGAGGTTGCCCACGGTCGCCGGAAAGGTCAGCGCAAAGCTGCCCGTGTTCCGGGGCACCGTCGGCAGACGGTTGTTCGTCAGGGTTTGGTCGGCAGACAAGACTGCGTTCACTCAATGGCTCCTTTCGCGTCCGGCGGTTTGGTTGCCGGTGCGCCGCGGCCCTTGGGGGATCGGCGGCACTGCAACACATCTTAGCACTCTGGCCGGGTGAGTGCTAATTGGAGTTCCGATGCCTCCGATAGTTCCCGCGTATCGCCCGGTCCGTTCGGATAGTCAGACGAGCCTTAAAGAGACGGCAACGATACCGGGCACGTCGCGCACTGGTAATTAGAGCGCGGGGTGGCAACGGGGTTCTGCCGGCCGCCGCAATGCTGTGTTCCACCACCGGCTACACTCGACCGGCGGGCAGCGCACTGGCATGCTTGCGAGCCTCTTTTATCGGATCGGAGGAGTTATGTCTGCTATCGAACACTTGCTCAAGCCGCATGTGCGCGACCTGGGCGATTTCACCGTGCGTCGGCTGTTGCCGGCCGCGGCGACCCAGACCGTCGGGCCGTTTATCTTCTTCGACCATATGGGGCCGGTGCAGCTGCCACCGGGCCAGGGCGCCGACGTGCGCCCGCATCCGCATATCGGATTGGCCACGGTCACCTACCTGTTCGAGGGCGAGATCATCCATCGCGACAGCCTGGGCAGCGACCAGGCGATCCGCCCCGGCGACGTCAACTGGATGACCGCTGGCCACGGCATCGTCCACTCCGAGCGTTCGCCCGAGCATGTGCGCCCGGAAGGCGCGCGCCTGCACGGCATCCAGACCTGGGTGGCGCTGCCGCAGCAGCATGAGGGCGCCGAGCCGTCGTTCTTCCACCATCCGGCCGCAACGCTGCCGCGCATCGAGCGGCCCGGCCTGCGCATGGTGGTGATCGCCGGCGATGCGTTCGGGCAGACTTCGCCAGTCAAGGTCTTCAGCCGCACCCTGTACGTGGCGATCGAGC
This window harbors:
- a CDS encoding SCO family protein, whose protein sequence is MPRFSSASGLFAAFRRFSLLAALALAVAACGQPKASFRNVDITGAADFGKDFKLTDHTGKVRTLADYKGKAVVMFFGYTHCPDVCPTTMAELKAVMEQLGPDADRVQVLFVTVDPERDTQALLAQYVPAFDPRFVGLRPADEAALQKLAKDFKVFYAKVPGSSPSNYTVDHSAGSYIFDPQGKLRLFIRHGQGPEPIAHDLKQLLS
- the rpoH gene encoding RNA polymerase sigma factor RpoH: MNAVLSADQTLTNNRLPTVPRNTGSFALTFPATVGNLDSYIQAVHRIPLLTAEEEQRLARELRDHDSVDAARRLVMSHLRLVVSIARQYLGYGLPHADLIQEGNIGLMKAVKRFDPDQGVRLVSYAMHWIKAEIHEYVLKNWRMVKVATTKAQRKLFFNLRSHKQGGHTFTPEQVEAVARELNVKPDEVMEMETRLSGGDLALEGQVDDGEEEFAPIAYLADNHNEPTRVMEARRHDRMQVEGLEEALGKLDERSRRIIEARWLNVEDDGSGGATLHELADEFGVSAERIRQIEAAAMKKMKGALQAFA
- a CDS encoding pirin family protein, whose product is MSAIEHLLKPHVRDLGDFTVRRLLPAAATQTVGPFIFFDHMGPVQLPPGQGADVRPHPHIGLATVTYLFEGEIIHRDSLGSDQAIRPGDVNWMTAGHGIVHSERSPEHVRPEGARLHGIQTWVALPQQHEGAEPSFFHHPAATLPRIERPGLRMVVIAGDAFGQTSPVKVFSRTLYVAIELDAGASVEIPAEHAERGIYPVDGAVSLDGEPLPAEHMVVLTPGQPATLTATAPSRVMLLGGDPTDGHRFIYWNFVASSKLAIEAAAQRWEDDQFPRVPGETERIPLPPRKP